Proteins encoded in a region of the Candidatus Neomarinimicrobiota bacterium genome:
- a CDS encoding thymidine kinase translates to MVKSKHHNVEEIASPSNKPDGCNEVICSTMSLRKTDELIRKPGRALITKKKVAILKIKIGSRCSEDHIVSHNKQRILSKSMGRVKNILKLTRNAKVLGIYYAQFFNDVHVELCKKFAGNGKRVIAAELDKNYREEPLEPMQKLLYEAGYVTKTLAGCVRYGNPANFTQRIVKSDELIYSGATKDCDAQYSTFFKPSGS, encoded by the coding sequence ATGGTTAAATCAAAACACCATAATGTAGAAGAGATAGCATCGCCTTCAAATAAACCCGATGGCTGTAACGAGGTAATATGTAGTACCATGTCTTTAAGGAAAACAGATGAATTAATCAGGAAACCTGGTAGAGCTCTTATTACAAAAAAGAAAGTTGCCATTCTCAAAATAAAGATAGGTTCAAGATGCAGTGAAGACCATATAGTATCACATAATAAACAGAGGATATTATCAAAATCAATGGGAAGAGTAAAAAATATATTAAAACTTACCAGAAATGCTAAAGTCTTAGGAATATACTATGCTCAATTTTTTAATGATGTGCACGTTGAGCTTTGTAAAAAATTTGCTGGTAATGGCAAAAGGGTTATAGCGGCAGAACTTGACAAGAATTACCGAGAAGAACCCCTCGAGCCTATGCAAAAATTGTTATATGAAGCTGGATATGTAACCAAGACACTGGCAGGCTGTGTAAGGTATGGTAATCCAGCAAATTTTACTCAAAGAATAGTGAAATCAGACGAACTCATTTATTCAGGAGCAACCAAAGATTGCGATGCCCAGTATAGTACATTTTTTAAGCCATCAGGTAGTTAG
- the udk gene encoding uridine kinase, whose translation MKKAILIGIAGGTGSGKTSMAKNIVKDLNPNDVIIIELDSYYHDLSHIPLDMRHRHNFDHPDAYDFKLLKEHIKSLLEGKPVNIPIYDYKTHTRKKETIQVYGHRIIVLEGIMALYDEELRDMMDIKIYIETADDIRFIRRLKRDIKERGRTLESVIAQYMETVRPMHEQFVEPTKKYADIIIPEGGFNTVAIDLFKTKLMSLLRQLEKIEN comes from the coding sequence ATGAAAAAAGCTATCTTAATTGGTATAGCGGGAGGAACAGGTTCGGGTAAGACATCCATGGCAAAAAATATTGTCAAGGACCTTAACCCCAATGATGTGATCATTATCGAACTAGATTCCTATTATCATGATTTAAGTCATATCCCACTCGATATGAGGCACAGACATAACTTTGATCATCCCGATGCTTATGATTTTAAATTGCTGAAAGAACACATAAAGTCACTATTAGAAGGGAAACCTGTAAATATTCCTATCTACGACTATAAAACTCACACACGTAAAAAGGAGACAATTCAGGTTTATGGTCACAGAATTATTGTACTCGAGGGAATTATGGCTCTCTATGATGAAGAATTAAGAGATATGATGGATATTAAAATATATATTGAGACCGCAGATGATATCAGGTTCATTCGACGTTTAAAGAGAGATATAAAAGAAAGAGGTAGAACACTTGAATCTGTAATAGCTCAATACATGGAAACTGTTAGACCAATGCACGAACAATTTGTAGAACCTACAAAAAAATATGCTGATATAATCATACCTGAGGGGGGATTTAATACCGTTGCTATCGACCTTTTTAAAACAAAATTGATGTCTTTATTAAGGCAACTTGAAAAAATAGAAAATTAA
- the cdd gene encoding cytidine deaminase, with translation MERDESISLIEAAKKAYNNALATYSNYRVGAALLAESGKIYIGCNLESSSYGLSICAERNAIANAVVNGERNFKAIAIYSDNGATPCGACRQVIWDICGNIEIYIIDKKRLVKTFLLKELFPKPFDKVKLNR, from the coding sequence ATGGAAAGAGATGAATCGATATCATTGATAGAAGCAGCCAAAAAGGCTTATAATAACGCTTTGGCAACATATTCTAATTATAGAGTAGGTGCAGCTCTCCTTGCAGAAAGCGGGAAGATTTATATAGGATGTAACCTCGAATCAAGCTCCTATGGACTAAGCATATGTGCAGAGCGTAATGCAATTGCTAATGCAGTAGTAAACGGTGAAAGAAATTTTAAAGCTATTGCTATTTATTCAGACAATGGTGCCACCCCATGTGGTGCCTGCAGGCAGGTAATCTGGGATATATGTGGCAATATTGAAATATATATCATTGATAAAAAAAGGCTGGTAAAAACATTTTTACTTAAAGAACTATTCCCTAAACCCTTTGACAAGGTCAAATTAAATAGGTAA
- a CDS encoding rhomboid family intramembrane serine protease has translation MFIPIGDTNIRLRKPYITYSIIIINTVIFIYQLTIPQEFIIDWFYSFGLVPSQLFSYNFLLKIHTIFTSLFIHGGFAHIAGNLLYLWIFGDNIEGTLGHSKFIIFYLSCGIFASLVQSIINPVSDVPIIGASGAISGILGAYLIKYPRARVKVLIFLIFFIEIISIPAVYVLGFWFFIQLTNGLGSLSFQQEGGVAWFAHISGFLMGIFLLLLFDPYERKRIWKEMNRYH, from the coding sequence ATGTTTATACCAATCGGTGACACTAATATACGATTACGCAAACCATACATAACCTATTCTATCATTATAATAAATACTGTAATCTTTATATACCAGCTTACTATACCACAAGAATTTATAATAGATTGGTTCTACTCTTTTGGCTTGGTCCCATCTCAATTATTCAGTTATAACTTCCTTTTAAAAATTCATACAATTTTCACATCACTATTTATACACGGTGGTTTTGCTCACATTGCAGGAAATCTACTTTACCTGTGGATATTTGGAGACAATATAGAAGGGACACTTGGACATTCAAAATTTATAATTTTTTATCTATCATGTGGCATCTTCGCTTCTCTCGTACAATCAATTATAAATCCTGTATCTGACGTTCCTATCATAGGTGCAAGTGGTGCCATTTCTGGTATTCTTGGAGCTTATCTGATAAAATATCCACGTGCAAGGGTAAAGGTTTTAATTTTTCTAATATTTTTTATAGAAATTATCTCTATCCCCGCCGTCTATGTACTCGGATTCTGGTTTTTTATTCAGCTTACAAATGGGTTAGGCTCATTAAGCTTTCAGCAGGAAGGAGGTGTCGCCTGGTTTGCCCATATAAGCGGCTTTTTAATGGGTATATTTTTACTACTTTTATTCGATCCATATGAAAGGAAAAGGATATGGAAAGAGATGAATCGATATCATTGA